One window from the genome of Pseudomonas sp. L5B5 encodes:
- a CDS encoding LemA family protein gives MELWLVIAIAVGVLAYVHYNKIVSAYNRAQRAWSDVLTYQRQRIKVLDMLEPQVAGFQAYESQLLEKIVGLRSAIGSLPSAADGDALNSVDQGAKALLGGLNLAFEAYPDLKSVELWSNLMREVAEQEGNIGGAITLFNLNVEQFNNAIQLFPGSLVNRLTLKKSLITPFSDSQASAGFEYKPNF, from the coding sequence ATGGAGTTGTGGTTGGTCATCGCGATTGCCGTGGGCGTTCTTGCCTATGTGCACTACAACAAGATTGTCAGCGCGTACAACCGCGCTCAACGTGCCTGGTCGGATGTGCTGACCTATCAGCGGCAGAGAATCAAGGTGCTGGACATGCTCGAGCCGCAAGTGGCTGGTTTTCAGGCTTATGAAAGCCAGTTGCTGGAAAAGATCGTTGGGTTGCGGAGCGCCATTGGCAGCTTGCCGTCTGCAGCCGATGGCGACGCGCTCAATTCGGTGGACCAGGGCGCCAAGGCTTTGCTGGGAGGGTTGAATCTTGCGTTTGAAGCCTATCCCGACCTCAAGTCTGTCGAATTGTGGAGCAACCTGATGCGTGAGGTTGCCGAGCAGGAAGGCAACATTGGGGGAGCCATTACTCTGTTCAACCTGAATGTGGAGCAGTTCAATAACGCGATTCAGTTGTTCCCCGGTTCCCTGGTCAATAGGTTGACCCTGAAGAAGTCGCTGATCACGCCATTCTCCGACAGTCAGGCCTCGGCAGGGTTTGAATACAAACCGAATTTCTGA
- the sulA gene encoding SOS-induced cell division inhibitor SulA — MQFPHTPQQAQLPLFEAFLAQPLAPALKEAVESSWNNAPEAFSELSLRGAAGNCLNLLAPILRELSQDQDARWLTLIAPPSSLTQTWLRDAGLNRERILLLQPRGSQSPLQLACEALRLGRSHTVVSWLSPLSSNARQQLVSAARTGEAQSLNIRLG, encoded by the coding sequence ATGCAGTTCCCCCACACGCCACAGCAAGCACAACTGCCCCTTTTCGAGGCATTCCTGGCTCAGCCCCTGGCGCCAGCTCTCAAGGAAGCGGTCGAATCATCCTGGAACAATGCTCCGGAAGCCTTCAGCGAACTGTCGTTGCGCGGCGCTGCCGGGAACTGCCTGAACCTCCTGGCCCCTATTCTCAGGGAACTGAGCCAGGACCAGGACGCCCGCTGGCTGACCCTGATCGCCCCGCCCTCCAGCCTGACCCAAACCTGGCTGCGTGATGCTGGCCTGAATCGCGAACGTATCCTGCTGCTTCAACCCAGGGGCAGCCAGAGCCCTCTGCAATTGGCCTGCGAGGCGTTACGCCTGGGTCGTAGCCATACGGTGGTCAGCTGGCTTAGCCCGTTGAGCAGCAACGCTCGGCAGCAGCTGGTCAGTGCTGCACGCACTGGCGAGGCGCAAAGCCTGAACATTCGATTGGGATAG
- the fadA gene encoding acetyl-CoA C-acyltransferase FadA, translating to MSLNPRDVVIVDFGRTPMGRSKGGMHRNTRAEDMSAHLISKLLERNAKVDPAEVEDVIWGCVNQTLEQGWNIARMASLMTQIPHTSAGQTVSRLCGSSMSALHTAAQAIMTGNGDVFVVGGVEHMGHVSMMHGVDPNPHLSLYAAKASGMMGLTAEMLGKMHGITREQQDAFGVRSHQLAHKATLEGKFKDEIIPMQGYDENGFLKLFDYDETIRPDTTLESLAALKPAFNPKGGTVTAGTSSQITDGASCMIVMSAQRAQDLGIQPLAVIRSMAVAGVDPAIMGYGPVPATQKALKRAGLGITDIDFFELNEAFAAQALPVLKDLKVLDKMDEKVNLHGGAIALGHPFGCSGARISGTLLNVMKQNGGTFGVSTMCIGLGQGISTVFERV from the coding sequence ATGAGCTTGAATCCTAGAGACGTCGTGATTGTCGACTTCGGTCGTACTCCGATGGGCCGCTCCAAGGGCGGCATGCACCGCAATACCCGCGCTGAAGACATGTCGGCGCACCTGATCAGCAAACTGCTGGAACGCAATGCGAAGGTCGACCCGGCGGAAGTCGAGGACGTGATCTGGGGCTGCGTCAACCAGACCCTGGAGCAGGGCTGGAACATCGCACGCATGGCGTCGCTGATGACCCAGATCCCTCACACATCGGCCGGCCAGACCGTCAGCCGCCTGTGTGGTTCGTCCATGAGCGCCCTGCATACCGCAGCGCAAGCGATCATGACCGGCAACGGTGATGTGTTCGTGGTCGGTGGTGTCGAGCACATGGGGCACGTGAGCATGATGCACGGCGTCGACCCGAACCCACACCTGTCCCTGTACGCGGCGAAGGCCTCGGGCATGATGGGGCTGACGGCCGAGATGCTGGGCAAGATGCACGGCATCACCCGCGAGCAGCAGGACGCCTTCGGCGTGCGCTCCCACCAGCTCGCCCACAAGGCGACCCTGGAGGGCAAGTTCAAGGATGAGATCATCCCGATGCAGGGTTACGACGAGAATGGCTTCCTGAAGCTGTTCGACTACGACGAGACCATCCGTCCGGACACCACCCTGGAGAGCCTGGCGGCCCTGAAGCCGGCGTTCAACCCCAAGGGCGGTACCGTGACTGCCGGCACCTCGTCGCAGATCACCGACGGCGCCTCGTGCATGATCGTGATGTCGGCTCAGCGTGCCCAGGACCTGGGTATCCAGCCGTTGGCGGTGATCCGCTCGATGGCTGTAGCAGGTGTTGACCCGGCGATCATGGGCTATGGTCCAGTACCGGCTACGCAAAAAGCCCTGAAGCGCGCGGGCCTGGGAATCACCGACATCGACTTCTTCGAACTCAACGAAGCTTTCGCTGCACAGGCCCTGCCAGTGCTGAAAGATCTGAAAGTACTCGACAAGATGGACGAGAAGGTTAACCTGCACGGCGGCGCAATCGCCCTGGGTCACCCGTTCGGCTGTTCCGGTGCGCGTATCTCCGGGACCTTGCTCAATGTCATGAAGCAGAATGGCGGCACCTTCGGTGTGTCCACCATGTGCATCGGCCTTGGCCAGGGCATCTCGACCGTCTTCGAACGCGTTTAA
- a CDS encoding DUF1653 domain-containing protein, with protein sequence MQLQPGLYQHYKGPQYRVFSVARHSETEEEVVFYQALYGDYGFWVRPLGMFLESVEVDGEQVPRFALVQAEPSLFSPA encoded by the coding sequence ATGCAGTTACAACCCGGGCTCTACCAGCATTACAAGGGGCCGCAGTACCGCGTATTCAGCGTGGCGCGGCATTCGGAAACGGAAGAGGAAGTGGTGTTCTACCAAGCCCTGTATGGCGATTACGGCTTCTGGGTACGCCCCTTGGGCATGTTCCTGGAGTCGGTCGAAGTTGACGGGGAGCAGGTCCCGCGCTTTGCTTTGGTGCAGGCCGAACCCAGTCTTTTTTCACCGGCTTGA
- a CDS encoding universal stress protein, which yields MPYHHILVAVDLTEECDPVIHRARELSVSNGAKLSLVHIVEPMAMAFGGDVPMDLSQLQQQQFDQARERLDRLINKYPELTKEYSHLTYGQPRQEIHHLAKEQACDLIVVGSHGRHGLALLLGSTANDVLHGAPCDVLAVHLAKR from the coding sequence ATGCCCTACCACCATATTCTGGTCGCCGTAGATCTAACCGAAGAGTGCGATCCCGTTATCCATCGTGCTCGCGAGCTGTCGGTGAGCAATGGGGCCAAGCTGTCCCTGGTGCATATTGTCGAGCCCATGGCCATGGCTTTCGGCGGTGACGTCCCGATGGATCTCTCGCAACTGCAACAACAACAGTTCGACCAGGCCAGGGAGCGTCTCGATCGGCTGATCAACAAGTACCCGGAGCTGACCAAGGAATACAGCCACCTGACCTACGGCCAGCCACGCCAGGAGATCCACCACCTGGCCAAGGAACAGGCATGCGACCTGATCGTGGTCGGCAGTCATGGCCGCCATGGCCTGGCCCTGCTCCTCGGCTCCACCGCCAACGATGTGCTGCACGGCGCTCCTTGCGATGTGCTGGCGGTACACCTGGCCAAGCGCTGA
- a CDS encoding DUF6586 family protein encodes MAHELYTRTNQKIYFAGLALEALARAEEGRAMNAQALVQAGRESALFHLYGALLGLCHEIAGFYRLPQAGASRVEQILNRDVLESLAIPELAELVELAHSPQTWLAQLLAAYGALLQPPRAPRKPKGDVTQPLIEAVNLGEAESQQELGREELESWRQNLKALAIRFRDGLNEC; translated from the coding sequence ATGGCCCATGAGCTCTATACCCGTACCAACCAGAAAATCTATTTCGCCGGCTTGGCGCTGGAAGCCTTGGCGCGAGCCGAGGAGGGGCGGGCGATGAACGCCCAGGCCCTGGTCCAGGCTGGCCGTGAGTCGGCGTTGTTTCACTTGTATGGGGCGCTGCTTGGGTTGTGTCATGAGATTGCCGGTTTCTACCGGCTGCCGCAGGCGGGGGCATCCCGTGTGGAGCAGATCCTCAATCGTGACGTGCTGGAGAGCCTTGCCATTCCCGAACTGGCTGAGCTGGTCGAGCTGGCACACAGTCCGCAAACCTGGCTGGCACAGCTGTTGGCCGCCTACGGGGCGTTGCTCCAGCCTCCGCGTGCGCCTCGCAAACCCAAGGGTGACGTGACCCAGCCGCTGATCGAGGCAGTCAACCTGGGGGAGGCGGAGTCGCAGCAGGAACTGGGGCGAGAGGAGCTGGAAAGCTGGCGGCAAAACCTCAAGGCCCTGGCCATTCGTTTTCGGGATGGCTTGAACGAGTGTTGA
- the topA gene encoding type I DNA topoisomerase, with translation MGKSLVIVESPAKAKTINKYLGNQYVVKSSIGHIRDLPTSGSASAAKEPAAKRGKAVGEAPALSPKEKARKQLVSRMGVDPEHGWKAKYEILPGKEKVIEELRRLAKDADTIYLATDLDREGEAIAWHLREAIGGDDERYKRVVFNEITKKAIQEAFSQPGELDIHRVNAQQARRFLDRVVGYMVSPLLWAKIARGLSAGRVQSVAVKLVVEREREIRAFIPEEYWEIHADLGTAKSAKVRFEVAREKGEAFKPLNEAQAMAALEKLKASSYSVVKREDKPTSSKPSAPFITSTLQQAASNRLGFGVKKTMMMAQRLYEAGYITYMRTDSTNLSADAVAMARSYIESEFGDKYLPASPNVYSSKEGAQEAHEAIRPSDVNTHPSKLSGMERDAERLYELIWRQFVACQMPPAQYLSTTVSVAAGEFELRAKGRILKFDGYTRVMPQVSKPGDDDVLPDMAQGEVLKLIQLDPSQHFTKPPARYSEASLVKEMEKRGIGRPSTYAAIISTIQDRGYVTLHNRRFYSEKMGDIVTERLSESFSDLMDYGFTAGMEENLDDVAQGERDWKSVLDEFYGDFKKKLEVAEGAESGMRANQPVMTDIPCQTCGRPMQIRTASTGVFLGCSGYSLPPKERCKATVNLVPGDEIAADDEGESESLVLRGKHRCPICSTAMDAYLLDEKRKLHICGNNPDCAGYEIEEGSYRIKGYEGPSLECDKCGSEMQLKTGRFGKFFGCTNAACKNTRKLLKSGDAAPPKMDPVKMPELKCEKVNDTYILRDGASGLFLAASQFPKNRETRAPLVLELIPHKDEIDPKYHFLCEAPKKDPEGRPAVVRYSRKTKEQYVQTEVDGKPTGWRAFYDGGSWKIEDKR, from the coding sequence ATGGGCAAATCGCTGGTCATTGTGGAATCCCCGGCTAAGGCCAAGACCATCAACAAGTACTTGGGCAACCAATACGTGGTGAAGTCGAGTATCGGCCATATCCGAGACCTGCCCACCAGCGGTTCGGCAAGTGCCGCCAAGGAACCGGCCGCCAAGCGTGGCAAGGCTGTGGGCGAGGCCCCGGCCTTGTCGCCGAAGGAAAAGGCGCGCAAGCAGCTGGTGTCGCGCATGGGTGTCGATCCCGAGCACGGCTGGAAAGCCAAGTACGAAATACTTCCCGGCAAGGAAAAGGTCATCGAAGAGCTGCGCCGCCTTGCCAAGGATGCCGACACCATCTATCTCGCAACGGACTTGGACCGCGAAGGGGAGGCGATTGCCTGGCACCTGCGCGAAGCCATCGGTGGGGATGACGAGCGCTACAAGCGCGTGGTGTTCAACGAAATTACCAAGAAGGCGATCCAGGAAGCCTTCTCCCAGCCCGGCGAGCTGGATATTCATCGGGTCAATGCCCAGCAGGCTCGTCGTTTCCTCGATCGCGTAGTCGGCTACATGGTGTCGCCGCTGCTGTGGGCCAAGATTGCCCGTGGCCTGTCCGCCGGTCGCGTGCAGTCGGTGGCGGTGAAGCTTGTGGTTGAGCGTGAACGCGAGATCCGCGCCTTCATTCCTGAAGAGTACTGGGAAATACACGCCGACCTTGGCACTGCCAAGAGTGCCAAGGTGCGTTTCGAAGTAGCGCGTGAGAAGGGTGAAGCCTTCAAGCCGCTGAACGAAGCCCAGGCCATGGCAGCGCTGGAAAAGCTCAAGGCTTCGTCCTACAGCGTCGTCAAGCGCGAAGACAAGCCGACCAGCAGCAAGCCGTCGGCCCCTTTCATCACCTCCACATTGCAGCAGGCCGCGAGCAACCGCCTGGGCTTCGGGGTGAAGAAAACCATGATGATGGCCCAGCGCTTGTATGAGGCGGGTTACATCACCTACATGCGTACCGACTCCACCAACCTCTCGGCCGATGCCGTGGCGATGGCGCGCAGCTATATCGAGAGCGAGTTCGGCGACAAGTACCTGCCAGCCTCGCCCAACGTCTACAGCAGCAAGGAAGGGGCGCAGGAGGCGCACGAAGCGATTCGTCCGTCCGACGTGAACACCCATCCGAGCAAGCTGTCGGGCATGGAGCGCGATGCTGAGCGCCTGTACGAGTTGATCTGGCGCCAATTCGTGGCTTGCCAGATGCCGCCGGCACAATACCTGTCCACCACCGTCAGCGTTGCTGCTGGCGAATTCGAGCTGCGTGCCAAGGGTCGTATCCTCAAGTTCGACGGTTACACCCGGGTCATGCCGCAGGTGAGCAAGCCGGGCGATGACGATGTACTGCCGGACATGGCGCAGGGCGAAGTGCTGAAGCTGATCCAGCTGGACCCGAGCCAGCACTTCACCAAGCCGCCGGCACGCTACTCCGAAGCCAGCCTGGTGAAGGAGATGGAAAAGCGTGGGATCGGCCGTCCGTCTACCTACGCGGCGATCATTTCCACTATCCAGGATCGTGGTTATGTGACGTTGCACAACCGTCGGTTCTATTCGGAAAAGATGGGCGACATCGTTACCGAGCGCCTGTCTGAAAGCTTCTCCGACCTCATGGACTACGGCTTCACAGCCGGCATGGAGGAGAACCTCGACGACGTGGCCCAGGGTGAGCGTGACTGGAAGAGCGTGCTCGACGAGTTCTACGGCGACTTCAAGAAGAAGCTCGAAGTTGCCGAGGGCGCTGAAAGCGGCATGCGTGCCAACCAGCCAGTCATGACCGATATCCCATGCCAGACCTGCGGTCGGCCAATGCAGATCCGTACGGCTTCCACAGGCGTGTTCCTGGGCTGCTCGGGTTATAGCCTGCCACCCAAGGAGCGTTGCAAGGCCACCGTCAACCTGGTGCCAGGTGATGAGATCGCGGCAGATGACGAGGGTGAGTCCGAGTCCCTGGTGCTGCGTGGCAAGCATCGTTGCCCGATCTGCAGCACGGCGATGGATGCCTACCTGCTGGACGAAAAGCGCAAGCTGCATATCTGTGGCAACAATCCGGATTGCGCGGGTTACGAGATCGAAGAAGGCAGCTACCGGATCAAGGGCTACGAGGGGCCGAGCCTGGAGTGCGACAAGTGCGGTAGCGAGATGCAGCTCAAGACCGGTCGTTTCGGCAAGTTCTTCGGTTGCACCAACGCTGCCTGCAAGAACACCCGCAAACTGCTGAAGAGCGGTGACGCGGCGCCACCGAAGATGGATCCGGTGAAGATGCCAGAGCTCAAGTGCGAGAAGGTCAACGACACCTACATCCTGCGTGACGGTGCATCGGGGCTGTTCCTGGCTGCCAGCCAGTTCCCGAAGAACCGCGAGACCCGTGCACCATTGGTGCTCGAGCTGATCCCGCACAAGGATGAGATCGATCCCAAGTACCACTTCCTTTGCGAAGCGCCGAAGAAGGACCCTGAGGGTCGTCCAGCGGTCGTGCGCTACAGTCGCAAGACCAAGGAGCAGTACGTGCAGACCGAAGTCGACGGCAAGCCCACCGGCTGGCGTGCTTTCTACGACGGCGGCAGCTGGAAGATCGAAGACAAGCGCTGA
- the nagZ gene encoding beta-N-acetylhexosaminidase, giving the protein MQGSLMVDVAGTWLTAEDRHLLRQPQVGGLIIFARNIEHPRQVRELCAAIRAIRSDLLLAVDQEGGRVQRLRQGFVRLPAMRALADNVNAEYLAEQCGWVMATEVLAVGLDLSFAPVLDLDHQRSAVVGSRAFEGDPERAALLAGAFIRGMNSAGMAATGKHFPGHGWAEADSHVAIPNDERSLEDIRAKDLLPFARLSKQLAAVMPAHVIYPQVDSQPAGFSRRWLQDILRGELQFDGVIFSDDLSMAGAHVVGDAASRIEAALSAGCDMGLVCNDRAAAELALSAAQRLKVSPSPRIARMRGQAFANLEYKQDPRWLTALAALRAAQLID; this is encoded by the coding sequence CTGCAAGGCTCCTTGATGGTGGACGTCGCCGGTACCTGGTTGACGGCCGAAGATCGCCACCTCCTGCGCCAGCCGCAGGTCGGTGGGCTGATCATCTTTGCTCGCAATATCGAGCATCCACGCCAGGTGCGTGAACTCTGCGCGGCGATCCGTGCCATCCGCTCCGACCTGCTGCTGGCGGTGGACCAGGAAGGCGGGCGGGTGCAGCGCCTGCGCCAGGGTTTTGTCCGCTTGCCAGCCATGCGCGCCCTGGCCGACAACGTGAATGCCGAGTACCTGGCCGAGCAGTGCGGCTGGGTCATGGCCACGGAAGTCCTGGCGGTCGGCCTGGACTTGAGCTTCGCGCCGGTTCTGGACCTCGATCATCAGCGCAGTGCAGTGGTGGGCAGCCGTGCATTCGAGGGCGATCCAGAACGCGCCGCACTGCTGGCCGGAGCCTTTATCCGGGGCATGAACAGCGCTGGCATGGCGGCCACCGGCAAGCACTTCCCAGGCCATGGCTGGGCCGAGGCGGACTCCCACGTGGCGATCCCCAATGACGAGCGCAGCCTGGAAGACATCCGTGCCAAGGACTTGCTGCCATTCGCTCGCCTGAGCAAGCAACTGGCGGCGGTCATGCCGGCCCATGTGATCTACCCGCAAGTCGACAGTCAGCCGGCCGGTTTCTCCCGGCGCTGGCTGCAGGACATCCTGCGCGGTGAGTTGCAGTTCGATGGGGTGATCTTCAGTGATGACCTGTCCATGGCCGGAGCCCATGTGGTGGGCGATGCTGCGAGCCGGATCGAGGCAGCCCTGAGCGCTGGATGCGACATGGGCCTGGTGTGCAACGACCGCGCGGCCGCAGAGCTGGCCCTGAGCGCTGCCCAGCGCCTCAAGGTCAGCCCGTCGCCGCGGATCGCGCGGATGCGTGGCCAGGCTTTCGCCAATCTCGAGTACAAGCAGGATCCCCGCTGGCTGACGGCGCTGGCCGCGCTCAGGGCCGCTCAGTTGATCGACTGA
- the lexA gene encoding transcriptional repressor LexA: MLKLTPRQAEILAFIKRCLEDNGYPPTRAEIAQELGFKSPNAAEEHLKALARKGAIEMTPGASRGIRIPGFEAKSDDTLPIIGRVAAGAPILAQQHIEESCNINPAFFHPRADYLLRVHGMSMKDIGIFDGDLLAVHTTREARNGQVVVARIGDEVTVKRFKREGSKVWLIAENPEFAPIEVNLKDQELVIEGLSVGVIRR; this comes from the coding sequence ATGCTAAAACTGACGCCCCGCCAAGCTGAGATTCTGGCTTTTATCAAACGCTGCCTCGAAGACAACGGTTACCCGCCAACCCGCGCCGAAATTGCGCAGGAATTGGGTTTCAAGTCCCCCAATGCTGCCGAGGAACACCTCAAGGCCCTGGCTCGCAAGGGCGCGATCGAGATGACCCCCGGCGCCTCCCGCGGCATCCGCATCCCGGGCTTCGAAGCCAAGAGCGACGATACTCTACCGATCATTGGCCGTGTCGCCGCCGGCGCACCGATCCTCGCACAGCAGCACATCGAGGAGTCTTGCAACATCAACCCGGCCTTCTTCCACCCTCGTGCCGACTACCTGCTAAGGGTGCACGGCATGAGCATGAAGGACATCGGCATCTTCGACGGCGACCTGCTGGCCGTGCATACCACTCGCGAAGCCCGTAACGGCCAGGTGGTCGTGGCGCGCATCGGCGACGAAGTCACGGTCAAGCGCTTCAAGCGCGAAGGCAGCAAGGTCTGGCTGATCGCCGAAAACCCAGAGTTCGCCCCTATCGAAGTCAACCTGAAAGATCAGGAACTGGTGATCGAAGGCTTGAGTGTCGGCGTCATTCGCCGCTGA
- a CDS encoding TetR/AcrR family transcriptional regulator yields MAQSETVERILDAAEQLFAEKGFAETSLRLITSKAGVNLAAVNYHFGSKKALIQAVFSRFLGPFCISLDRELERRQAKPDGKPSLEELLEILVEQALVVQPRSGNDLSIFMRLLGLAFSQSQGHLRRYLEDMYGKVFRRYMLLVNEAAPRIPPIELFWRVHFMLGAAAFSMSGIKALRAIAETDFGVNTSIEQVMRLMVPFLAAGMRAETGVTDEAMASAQLKPRSKSVPVPAAAKA; encoded by the coding sequence ATGGCCCAGTCGGAAACCGTTGAACGCATTCTCGATGCTGCCGAGCAGTTGTTCGCGGAAAAAGGTTTTGCCGAAACCTCGTTGCGGCTGATCACCAGCAAGGCTGGAGTCAACCTGGCGGCAGTCAATTACCATTTTGGTTCCAAGAAAGCCCTGATCCAGGCCGTGTTTTCACGCTTCCTGGGGCCGTTCTGCATCAGCCTCGATCGTGAGCTGGAGCGTCGTCAGGCCAAGCCGGACGGCAAGCCAAGTCTGGAAGAACTGCTGGAGATCCTGGTAGAACAGGCGCTGGTGGTGCAGCCTCGCAGCGGCAACGACCTGTCGATCTTCATGCGCCTGCTTGGGCTGGCCTTCAGCCAGAGCCAGGGGCACCTGCGTCGCTACCTTGAAGACATGTATGGGAAGGTGTTCCGTCGCTACATGCTGCTGGTCAATGAGGCGGCGCCGCGTATTCCACCTATCGAGCTGTTCTGGCGCGTGCACTTCATGCTGGGTGCCGCGGCATTCAGCATGTCCGGAATCAAGGCCTTGCGCGCCATTGCCGAGACCGACTTCGGAGTCAACACGTCCATCGAGCAGGTGATGCGGTTGATGGTGCCGTTCCTCGCAGCCGGCATGCGTGCTGAAACCGGCGTCACCGACGAGGCCATGGCCAGCGCCCAGCTCAAGCCACGCAGCAAGTCAGTTCCAGTCCCGGCAGCCGCCAAGGCCTGA
- the fadB gene encoding fatty acid oxidation complex subunit alpha FadB, whose translation MIYEGKAITVKALESGIVELNFDLKGESVNKFNRLTLNELRQAVDTIKADASIKGVIVSSGKDVFIVGADITEFVDNFKLPDAELVAGNLEANKIFSDFEDLDVPTVVAINGIALGGGLEMCLAADYRVMSANAKIGLPEVKLGIYPGFGGTVRLPRLIGTDNAIEWIAAGKENRAEDALKVGAVDAVVAPEKLKDAALTLIKGAISGQFDYKAKRQPKLEKIKLNAIEQMMAFETAKGFVAGQAGPNYPAPVEAIKTIQKAANFGRDKALEVEAAGFVKLAKTSAAQSLIGLFLNDQELKKKAKAYDEIAKDVKQAAVLGAGIMGGGIAYQSASKGTPILMKDINEHGIEQGLAEAAKLLVGRVEKGRMTAAKMAEVLNGIRPTLSYGDFGNVDLVVEAVVENPKVKQAVLAEVEAQVKEDAILASNTSTISISLLAKALKRPENFVGMHFFNPVHMMPLVEVIRGEKSSELAVATTVAYAKKMGKNPIVVNDCPGFLVNRVLFPYFGGFAKLVSAGVDFVRIDKIMEKFGWPMGPAYLMDVVGIDTGHHGRDVMAEGFPDRMKDDRRSAIDVLYEAKRLGQKNGKGFYAYETDKRGKQKKVADPAVLEVLKPIIYEQREVSDEDIINWMMIPLCLETVRCLEDGIVETAAEADMGLVYGIGFPPFRGGALRYIDSIGVAEFVALADQYADLGALYHPTAKLREMAKNGQSFFG comes from the coding sequence ATGATTTACGAAGGTAAAGCCATCACGGTTAAGGCTCTTGAAAGTGGCATCGTCGAATTGAATTTCGACCTCAAGGGTGAGTCCGTCAACAAGTTCAACCGTCTAACCCTGAACGAATTGCGTCAGGCTGTTGACACCATCAAGGCAGATGCTTCGATCAAGGGCGTGATCGTCAGCAGTGGCAAGGACGTGTTCATCGTCGGCGCCGACATCACCGAGTTTGTCGATAACTTCAAGCTGCCGGATGCCGAGCTGGTGGCTGGCAACCTCGAAGCCAACAAGATCTTCAGCGATTTCGAAGACCTTGACGTGCCGACTGTTGTCGCCATCAACGGCATCGCCCTGGGTGGCGGTCTGGAGATGTGCCTGGCAGCGGACTACCGCGTCATGTCCGCCAACGCCAAGATCGGCCTGCCGGAAGTCAAGCTGGGCATCTACCCGGGCTTCGGCGGCACCGTACGCCTGCCACGCCTGATCGGTACCGACAACGCCATCGAGTGGATCGCCGCCGGCAAGGAAAACCGTGCCGAAGACGCGCTGAAAGTCGGCGCGGTGGATGCCGTGGTCGCTCCCGAGAAACTCAAGGATGCTGCCCTGACCCTGATCAAGGGCGCCATCTCCGGCCAGTTCGACTACAAGGCCAAGCGCCAGCCCAAGCTGGAAAAGATCAAGCTCAATGCCATCGAGCAGATGATGGCTTTCGAAACCGCCAAGGGTTTCGTGGCCGGCCAGGCGGGTCCGAACTACCCGGCGCCGGTCGAAGCGATCAAGACCATTCAGAAAGCCGCCAACTTTGGCCGCGACAAGGCCCTGGAAGTGGAAGCCGCAGGCTTCGTAAAACTGGCCAAGACCTCTGCTGCGCAAAGCCTGATCGGTCTGTTCCTGAATGATCAGGAACTGAAGAAAAAAGCCAAGGCCTACGACGAAATCGCCAAGGACGTGAAGCAGGCCGCCGTACTCGGCGCAGGCATCATGGGTGGTGGCATCGCTTACCAGTCGGCCTCCAAGGGCACGCCGATCCTGATGAAGGATATCAACGAGCACGGTATCGAGCAGGGCCTGGCAGAAGCCGCCAAGCTGCTGGTCGGTCGCGTTGAGAAAGGCCGCATGACTGCCGCGAAGATGGCCGAAGTGCTCAACGGCATTCGCCCGACCCTGTCCTACGGTGACTTCGGCAATGTCGACCTGGTGGTCGAAGCCGTGGTCGAGAACCCCAAGGTCAAGCAGGCCGTATTGGCCGAAGTCGAAGCCCAGGTCAAGGAAGACGCGATCCTGGCGTCCAACACCTCGACCATTTCCATCAGCCTGTTGGCCAAGGCCCTCAAGCGTCCGGAAAACTTCGTTGGCATGCACTTCTTCAACCCAGTGCACATGATGCCGCTGGTGGAAGTGATCCGTGGCGAGAAGTCCAGTGAGCTGGCGGTGGCCACCACGGTTGCCTATGCCAAGAAAATGGGCAAGAACCCGATCGTGGTCAACGACTGCCCGGGCTTCCTGGTCAACCGCGTGCTGTTCCCGTACTTCGGCGGTTTCGCCAAGCTGGTCAGCGCTGGCGTGGACTTCGTGCGCATCGACAAGATCATGGAAAAATTCGGCTGGCCAATGGGCCCGGCGTACCTGATGGACGTGGTCGGCATCGACACTGGCCACCACGGTCGCGACGTGATGGCTGAAGGCTTCCCTGACCGCATGAAGGATGACCGTCGCTCGGCCATCGATGTGCTCTACGAGGCCAAGCGCCTGGGCCAGAAGAACGGCAAGGGCTTCTATGCCTACGAGACCGACAAGCGCGGCAAGCAGAAGAAGGTCGCCGACCCAGCGGTGCTGGAAGTGCTCAAGCCGATCATCTACGAGCAGCGTGAAGTCTCCGACGAAGACATCATCAACTGGATGATGATCCCGCTGTGCCTGGAGACCGTTCGTTGCCTGGAAGACGGCATCGTCGAGACGGCTGCCGAAGCCGACATGGGCCTGGTCTACGGTATTGGTTTCCCTCCATTCCGTGGCGGCGCGCTGCGCTACATCGACTCGATCGGTGTTGCCGAGTTCGTTGCCCTGGCCGACCAGTACGCCGATCTGGGCGCGCTGTACCACCCGACCGCGAAGCTGCGTGAAATGGCCAAGAACGGCCAGAGCTTCTTCGGTTAA